The following proteins are co-located in the Gossypium hirsutum isolate 1008001.06 chromosome A02, Gossypium_hirsutum_v2.1, whole genome shotgun sequence genome:
- the LOC107950667 gene encoding LOW QUALITY PROTEIN: beta-galactosidase 1 (The sequence of the model RefSeq protein was modified relative to this genomic sequence to represent the inferred CDS: deleted 2 bases in 1 codon), whose amino-acid sequence MDSNSKFPVMWNYWLVVLLASWVCSVSSTVSYDSKAITINGQRRILISGSIHYARSSPEMWPDLIKKAKEGGLDVIQTYVFWNGHEPAPGKYYFEGNYDLVKFIKLVKQAGLYVHLRIGPYVCAEWNFGGFPVWLKYIPGINFRTNNGPFKAQMRRFTKMIVNMMKAERLFESQGGPIILSQIENEYGPVEYEIGEPGKAYTDWAAKMAVRLGTGVPWVMCKQDDAPDPIINTCNGFYCDYFSPNKAYKPKMWTEAWTGWFTEFGGAVPYRPAEDMAFSVARFIQTGGSFINYYMYHGGTNFGRTAGGPFIATSYDYDAPLDEYGLLRQPKWGHLKDLHRAIKLCESALVSGDPTVMQLGVHQEAHVFNYKSGGCAAFLANYDPKSFAKVAFRDMNYNLPPWSISILPDCKNTVYNTARVGAQIARKKMVPVAAWGFSWQAYSEETASDADSSFTMVGLLEQINTTRDATDYLWYTTDIEIDPDEEFFRNGKSPILTILSAGHALHVFVNGQLSGSSYGSLEFPKLTFSQGVNMRAGINKIALLSIAVGLPNVGPHFETWNAGVLGPVTLNGLNEGRRDLSWQKWSYKIGLKGEALNLHSLSGSSSVEWAEGSLVAQRQPLTWYKTTFNAPAGNAPLALDMRSMGKGQIWINGQSIGRHWPAYKASGNCSVCNYAGTYDEYKCRTNCGEASQRWYHVPRSWLNPTGNLLVVIEEWGGDPNAISLVHRETDSVCADIYEWQPTLMNYQMHASGKADKPLRPKVHLECDMGQKISAVKFASFGTPEGVCGSYREGSCHAYHSYDAFNRLCVGQNFCSVTVAPEMFGGDPCPNVMKKLSVEVICS is encoded by the exons aTGTGGCCAGATCTTATAAAGAAAGCTAAAGAAGGAGGGCTGGATGTGATCCAGACATATGTTTTCTGGAATGGCCATGAGCCTGCTCCTGGCAAA TATTATTTCGAAGGCAACTACGATTTGGTCAAATTTATTAAGCTGGTGAAGCAAGCAGGCCTCTATGTTCACCTGAGGATTGGTCCTTATGTCTGTGCTGAGTGGAACTTTGG aGGTTTTCCTGTGTGGCTCAAGTACATTCCCGGTATCAATTTCAGAACAAACAATGGGCCTTTCAAG GCTCAAATGCGAAGATTTACAAAAATGATTGTGAATATGATGAAAGCAGAAAGGTTATTCGAGTCTCAAGGAGGTCCTATTATTCTATCTCAG ATTGAAAATGAATACGGGCCGGTGGAATATGAAATCGGAGAACCTGGTAAAGCTTACACCGACTGGGCAGCTAAAATGGCTGTGAGACTAGGCACTGGTGTCCCATGGGTCATGTGCAAGCAAGATGATGCACCCGATCCTATT ATTAACACCTGCAATGGTTTCTACTGCGACTACTTTTCGCCTAACAAGGCCTACAAACCAAAGATGTGGACTGAAGCCTGGACAGGCTG GTTTACTGAGTTTGGGGGGGCAGTTCCTTATAGACCCGCTGAAGACATGGCATTTTCAGTTGCAAGGTTTATACAGACAGGAGGATCGTTCATTAATTATTATATG TATCATGGAGGAACAAATTTTGGCCGAACTGCTGGGGGTCCTTTCATTGCTACCAGCTATGATTATGATGCTCCTCTTGATGAATACG GACTATTGAGGCAACCCAAGTGGGGCCATTTGAAAGATTTGCATCGAGCGATAAAGCTCTGTGAATCAGCATTAGTATCTGGAGATCCCACAGTGATGCAACTTGGAGTCCATCAGGAG GCTCATGTATTCAACTATAAATCCGGAGGTTGTGCTGCTTTCCTTGCAAATTATGACCCTAAATCATTTGCAAAAGTTGCCTTTAGGGACATGAACTACAACCTGCCACCTTGGTCTATCAGCATTCTTCCTGACTGCAAGAATACTGTGTATAACACTGCAAGG GTTGGTGCCCAAATTGCACGGAAGAAAATGGTCCCTGTT GCTGCATGGGGATTCTCTTGGCAGGCATATAGTGAAGAGACAGCTTCTGATGCTGACAGTTCGTTCACAATGGTTGGGCTGTTGGAGCAGATAAATACAACCCGAGATGCGACTGATTATTTGTGGTACACAACAGA CATTGAGATTGATCCCGATGAAGAATTCTTCAGGAATGGAAAATCTCCCATTCTTACCATCTTATCAGCTGGCCATGCTTTGCATGTTTTTGTCAATGGGCAACTATCAG GAAGTTCTTATGGAAGTCTAGAATTCCCGAAACTAACATTCAGCCAAGGTGTAAATATGAGAGCTGGTATCAATAAAATTGCACTTCTAAGCATTGCTGTTGGTCTTCCG AACGTTGGTCCACATTTTGAGACATGGAATGCCGGTGTTCTTGGCCCGGTTACACTGAATGGCCTCAATGAGGGAAGGAGAGATCTCTCGTGGCAGAAATGGTCTTACAAG ATTGGCCTTAAGGGGGAAGCATTGAATCTTCATTCTCTAAGTGGTAGTTCATCTGTGGAGTGGGCAGAAGGGTCGTTAGTGGCACAAAGGCAGCCACTGACATGGTACAaa ACAACTTTCAATGCTCCAGCTGGAAATGCTCCATTGGCTTTAGATATGCGGAGTATGGGAAAAGGTCAGATTTGGATAAATGGACAGAGCATTGGACGCCACTGGCCAGCATATAAAGCATCTGGAAATTGCAGTGTCTGTAATTATGCTGGAACTTATGATGAGTACAAATGTAGAACTAATTGTGGGGAGGCATCTCAAAGATG GTATCATGTTCCTCGTTCATGGCTCAACCCAACAGGGAATTTGTTGGTTGTGATTGAGGAATGGGGTGGTGACCCCAATGCGATTTCTTTGGTTCACAGAGAAACCGACAGTGTTTGTGCCGATATCTATGAGTGGCAACCAACCCTAATGAATTACCAGATGCACGCCTCTGGTAAAGCTGACAAACCCCTGAGGCCAAAAGTCCATTTAGAGTGTGACATGGGGCAGAAAATCTCGGCGGTAAAGTTTGCGAGCTTTGGAACACCAGAAGGGGTCTGCGGAAGCTACCGCGAAGGAAGCTGTCATGCTTATCACTCTTATGACGCTTTTAATAGG CTGTGTGTTGGGCAAAACTTCTGCTCAGTGACAGTAGCACCCGAAATGTTCGGAGGAGACCCGTGTCCTAATGTAATGAAGAAACTCTCTGTAGAGGTCATTTGCAGCTGA
- the LOC121211390 gene encoding uncharacterized protein — protein sequence MKNHELRPTGSAPFPEANVSLHNGQELKETHHANSSVRGRGRGRGRGRGHRYGCGQCGRFKNSHSYQKWDRKNGNREKKEKGKNVTNVCYRCGGKGHWSRLCRTQKYLVDLYQQFIKQKGKKVETNLVYKDGEDDFDDGNTTHLEVADFLSTLEGNY from the coding sequence ATGAAAAACCATGAATTACGCCCAACTGGCTCTGCTCCATTCCCTGAAGCGAATGTGAGTTTACACAATGGGCAAGAATTAAAAGAAACACACCATGCAAATAGTAGTGTACGTGGCCGTGGTCGTGGCCGAGGGCGTGGCCGCGGACATAGATATGGATGTGGCCAATGTGGTCGTTttaaaaattcacattcctaCCAGAAGTGGGATCGAAAAAATGGTAAcagggaaaagaaagaaaaaggtaaaaatgtGACTAATGTATGCTATCGTTGTGGAGGAAAAGGACATTGGTCTCGTTTGTGTCGCACACAAAAGTATCTAGTTGATCTTTATCAGCAGTTCATAAAACAGAAGGGAAAGAAAGTAGAAACCAATCTTGTGTATAAAGATGGCGAAGATGATTTTGATGATGGCAATACAACCCACTTAGAAGTGGCTGATTTTCTTTCTACCCTTGAAGGAAATTATTAA